Proteins co-encoded in one Bacillus paramycoides genomic window:
- a CDS encoding cryptochrome/photolyase family protein encodes MQNKIIVMFQKDFRLYDNPALFEAAQSGEVVPVYIHDETFSIGSASKWWLHHAIIDVQKQLEALGSTLIIRKGNTQEEIFSLIEQLGITAVYWNVCYDPDRLQSNEKMKIMLEGKGIVCKEFNSHLLLEPWIIKKKDNTEYKVFTPFYNAFQKQVIPKPISKVQRIKGGNSLPASLSVSELHLLPTIRWTSHIESIWEPTEEGAYKTCKKFFSSKLASYSEGRDFPNENAHSMLAPYLSFGQISVRWMYHYLINKSTERQCSLFEKQVNSFIRQLIWREFSYYLLYHYPFTVYKPLNKSFEHFPWNNEEELLTVWQKGETGYPFIDAGMRELWQTGFMHNRARMAVASFLVKHLLIPWQEGAKWFMDTLLDADIANNTMGWQWVAGSGADASPYFRIFNPITQGEKFDKEGEYIRKWVPELRDMPNKYIHKPWEAPEHILQKANIKLGHTYPLPVVDHKAARERALCAYKSMKEFT; translated from the coding sequence ATGCAAAATAAAATTATCGTTATGTTTCAAAAAGATTTTCGTTTATATGATAACCCAGCTCTATTTGAAGCTGCTCAGTCCGGTGAGGTTGTTCCGGTATATATACATGACGAAACTTTTTCAATAGGAAGTGCGTCAAAGTGGTGGTTACATCATGCTATAATAGATGTCCAAAAGCAACTTGAGGCATTGGGCTCTACTTTAATAATTCGCAAAGGAAATACACAGGAAGAAATATTTTCTCTCATAGAACAGTTAGGTATAACGGCTGTATATTGGAATGTTTGTTATGATCCGGACAGATTACAATCTAATGAAAAAATGAAAATAATGTTAGAGGGTAAAGGTATTGTCTGTAAGGAATTTAATTCACATTTATTATTAGAACCGTGGATTATTAAAAAGAAAGATAACACTGAATATAAGGTGTTTACGCCTTTTTACAATGCATTTCAAAAGCAGGTAATACCTAAACCTATTAGTAAAGTGCAGCGTATAAAAGGAGGAAACTCTTTACCAGCAAGCTTATCTGTTTCAGAATTACATTTGCTGCCGACTATACGGTGGACATCTCATATTGAATCCATATGGGAGCCTACAGAAGAAGGGGCATACAAAACATGTAAGAAATTTTTCTCTAGTAAATTAGCCTCTTATAGTGAAGGAAGAGATTTTCCAAATGAAAATGCTCATTCGATGCTGGCACCTTATCTTTCATTTGGCCAAATATCAGTGAGATGGATGTATCATTACTTAATAAATAAAAGTACCGAAAGACAATGTAGTCTTTTTGAAAAACAAGTGAATAGTTTTATACGCCAATTAATTTGGCGAGAGTTTTCTTATTATTTGCTCTATCATTATCCGTTTACAGTATATAAACCTCTTAATAAGAGCTTTGAACATTTTCCGTGGAATAATGAAGAGGAATTATTAACAGTATGGCAGAAGGGTGAAACTGGTTATCCGTTTATTGATGCGGGAATGCGGGAACTATGGCAAACAGGTTTTATGCATAATCGAGCAAGAATGGCTGTAGCCTCTTTTCTTGTCAAGCATTTGTTAATTCCGTGGCAAGAAGGAGCAAAATGGTTTATGGATACACTACTAGATGCTGATATTGCAAATAATACAATGGGATGGCAATGGGTTGCTGGAAGTGGAGCAGATGCATCACCGTATTTTCGTATTTTTAATCCCATCACACAAGGAGAAAAGTTTGATAAAGAGGGGGAGTATATAAGAAAATGGGTACCAGAATTAAGAGATATGCCTAATAAATATATACATAAACCTTGGGAAGCACCTGAGCATATTTTACAAAAGGCTAATATAAAGCTTGGTCATACATATCCTTTGCCAGTCGTTGATCATAAGGCGGCACGAGAGAGAGCGCTTTGTGCATATAAAAGTATGAAAGAGTTCACATAA
- a CDS encoding carbonic anhydrase, giving the protein MNSKNKKVLVLTDIEHGIEPIIQQVTNIQQENILTIHSYDSVIVHPYGDIMRSIIIAIYQENVEEIFVVGIEDKETSSVNLQTQRDFIKDNIELDYLFKNCMPEFSSGSLNEWLSGQENVSENIEKSIEMIRHHPLVPSNIKVHGFMIDRTGEKETVVKIPTNKIVEKVN; this is encoded by the coding sequence ATGAATTCAAAGAATAAAAAAGTATTAGTATTAACAGACATTGAACATGGGATAGAGCCTATTATCCAACAAGTAACTAACATTCAACAAGAAAACATATTGACTATACACAGCTATGATTCTGTAATTGTACATCCTTATGGAGATATAATGAGATCTATTATTATTGCTATTTATCAAGAAAATGTGGAAGAAATTTTTGTTGTAGGAATAGAGGATAAAGAAACTTCTTCAGTTAATCTACAAACTCAACGTGATTTCATAAAAGATAATATAGAATTAGACTATCTCTTTAAAAATTGCATGCCTGAATTTTCAAGTGGTAGCCTGAATGAATGGCTAAGTGGACAAGAAAATGTTAGTGAAAATATTGAGAAGAGTATAGAGATGATTCGTCATCATCCATTAGTACCTTCTAATATTAAAGTTCATGGTTTCATGATTGATAGAACAGGTGAAAAAGAAACGGTTGTTAAAATTCCTACTAATAAAATAGTTGAAAAAGTTAATTAA
- a CDS encoding DUF2309 domain-containing protein gives MSISSIVTKETLKKKETNIEVQERNMNDLVESASRVIAPLWPIATFAAHHPWMGLEKQSFEQVADWLKEIRNVDIYPSAAMIHSAKAKREIEESFLQSGLSRWLDSQSFHIPRKKAEQFCQAALKLEKLPSSLLSSPQLNKLAEEMSYINTGSMKDSSMQPVSTLIENQKGDNLSDILNYHIIKWCKLYLDDSGSSWTMPNREKGLYRAWHHLIKFDPALSKNERSVLKDWPEDAEVALTRALFELGISESNKQAYLEGHLLALPGWVGMIRWRSQQSTQEQELMIEYLAVRISMELAIVKPYLPITNQKAEKKVAIVPLIASWIYWGNISTLEWSQMSAAEQSELLAFAYRFDENIRRKLWLEAWEQTHAEQLRERIVSKQRATNDKKRVLAQLAFCIDVRSEPFRRHLEKLGPFETFGIAGFFGLPIATSELGSSESHPSLPVILKPKHQIKELTDENEYKSYEQRKKIDSSVSYTFKTMKQNVLTSMLLPEVSGPLLGLQMVTRSFVPRRVGSFLRNLRKTMLQKPDTTFSLNHVHDTKCEIPIGFTKEEKVNYVRQALKMVGLTEKFAPLIVMCGHSSHSTNNPYAAALECGACGGAAGGFNAKVFATLCNLPEVREALSAEGINIPEDTIFAAAEHKTTVDELEWIYVPELSETAQEAFDCIESVMPNVSQDANRERLTQLPNFKTKIKNPSKEAHRFAEDWSEIRPEWGLARNASFIIGKRELTQDCDLEGRAFLHNYDWKQDESGNILANIIAGPGTVAQWINLQYYASTVAPHYYGSGNKTTQTVTAGLGVMQGNASDLLPGLPWQSVMQSDSETYHSPLRLLIVIQAPIEYIERLLNKDFTFREKVQNGWVRLASVDPEGQWKNW, from the coding sequence ATGAGCATATCGTCAATCGTAACGAAAGAAACTTTAAAAAAGAAAGAGACAAACATCGAAGTACAAGAAAGGAATATGAATGATTTAGTTGAATCTGCTAGCCGAGTGATTGCACCACTTTGGCCGATCGCTACATTTGCAGCTCATCACCCTTGGATGGGACTTGAAAAACAATCATTTGAACAAGTTGCAGATTGGTTAAAAGAAATTCGTAATGTGGATATATATCCGAGTGCTGCTATGATTCATTCGGCAAAGGCAAAAAGGGAGATTGAGGAATCGTTTTTACAAAGTGGCTTGTCTCGTTGGCTTGATTCACAATCTTTTCATATCCCGCGAAAGAAAGCGGAGCAGTTTTGCCAAGCAGCTTTAAAATTAGAAAAATTACCTTCTAGTTTATTATCATCGCCACAATTAAATAAACTGGCAGAAGAAATGAGTTATATAAATACAGGAAGTATGAAAGACTCTTCTATGCAACCTGTAAGTACACTGATAGAGAATCAAAAGGGTGACAACCTATCTGATATTCTTAATTATCATATTATTAAATGGTGTAAATTATATCTTGATGACTCCGGGTCAAGTTGGACGATGCCAAATCGAGAAAAAGGTTTGTATCGTGCATGGCATCACCTTATTAAATTTGATCCAGCGCTCAGTAAAAATGAGCGTAGCGTTTTAAAAGATTGGCCAGAGGATGCCGAGGTAGCTTTAACAAGAGCTTTATTTGAATTAGGAATTTCTGAATCTAACAAGCAAGCTTACCTTGAAGGTCACTTGCTTGCTTTGCCTGGGTGGGTAGGAATGATAAGATGGCGTTCCCAACAGTCAACTCAGGAGCAGGAACTTATGATTGAATATTTAGCAGTTCGAATTTCTATGGAGCTGGCCATTGTCAAACCTTATTTACCTATAACAAATCAAAAGGCTGAGAAAAAAGTTGCGATTGTTCCGCTTATAGCTTCTTGGATCTATTGGGGGAATATTTCAACCCTGGAATGGTCACAAATGTCTGCAGCTGAACAAAGCGAATTATTAGCATTTGCTTATCGTTTTGATGAAAATATTCGCAGGAAACTTTGGCTAGAAGCTTGGGAACAGACGCATGCAGAGCAATTAAGGGAAAGGATTGTTTCTAAGCAACGTGCAACTAATGATAAAAAACGTGTATTAGCTCAATTAGCATTTTGTATTGATGTCCGTTCAGAACCATTTCGTCGCCACCTAGAAAAATTAGGTCCGTTCGAAACGTTTGGAATAGCTGGTTTCTTTGGGTTACCGATTGCGACTAGTGAACTAGGCAGTAGCGAAAGCCATCCTTCTTTGCCAGTTATATTAAAACCGAAACATCAAATAAAAGAGCTCACGGATGAAAATGAATATAAATCTTATGAGCAACGTAAGAAGATAGACAGCTCAGTAAGTTATACGTTTAAAACGATGAAACAAAATGTACTGACAAGTATGTTACTACCTGAGGTAAGTGGCCCTTTACTTGGTTTACAAATGGTGACAAGGAGTTTTGTGCCAAGAAGAGTAGGTAGTTTCCTTCGTAACCTTCGTAAAACGATGTTACAAAAACCTGATACAACATTCTCACTTAATCATGTTCATGATACAAAATGTGAGATACCTATCGGTTTTACGAAAGAAGAAAAAGTGAACTATGTGCGTCAAGCTTTAAAAATGGTAGGATTGACAGAAAAATTCGCGCCTTTAATTGTAATGTGCGGACACAGTAGTCATAGTACGAACAATCCTTATGCTGCAGCGCTTGAGTGTGGTGCTTGTGGCGGAGCAGCAGGAGGATTCAATGCAAAAGTTTTTGCTACTTTATGTAATCTTCCAGAAGTAAGAGAGGCATTGTCTGCTGAAGGTATTAACATTCCGGAGGACACCATTTTTGCAGCAGCTGAACATAAAACAACAGTGGATGAATTGGAATGGATTTACGTCCCAGAACTTTCGGAAACTGCGCAAGAAGCATTTGATTGTATTGAGTCGGTTATGCCAAATGTCAGCCAAGATGCAAATAGAGAGCGTTTAACACAATTACCTAATTTTAAAACGAAAATAAAAAATCCGAGTAAAGAGGCACATCGATTTGCAGAAGATTGGAGTGAAATACGTCCGGAATGGGGATTAGCCCGTAATGCATCTTTTATTATCGGAAAACGAGAATTAACTCAGGATTGTGACCTAGAAGGAAGGGCTTTCCTTCATAATTATGATTGGAAACAGGATGAAAGTGGCAATATATTGGCTAACATCATTGCAGGACCAGGAACAGTAGCTCAGTGGATAAATCTCCAATATTACGCTTCAACTGTAGCTCCTCATTATTATGGTAGTGGAAACAAAACAACCCAAACCGTAACGGCAGGTCTCGGTGTTATGCAAGGAAATGCAAGTGACCTGTTGCCAGGCTTACCTTGGCAATCGGTTATGCAGTCAGATAGTGAGACGTATCATTCACCACTTCGTTTACTAATTGTAATTCAAGCACCTATTGAATATATAGAGCGTTTGCTAAATAAGGATTTCACATTTCGAGAAAAAGTTCAAAATGGATGGGTTAGACTGGCAAGTGTTGATCCAGAAGGACAATGGAAAAATTGGTAA
- a CDS encoding NADH dehydrogenase subunit 5, with protein sequence MLISLSSSTLLTLFFMALSASWLSGLLFLHARMPLRFVHIHIGIAALPSLVSLLALVNRNGDRVVGPWHLDTLAWFMAFFVLTIGLIIQRFSIRYLLGDRLYRKYFALFTFTTGVSSVAWLSNDLRFMIICWGATLIGLVLLICLNKGWKVVSEAAKISSYLFIISWIALLAAIIWLFQVTGQWQLTSVLTNENAAQFGTLEKTGINLLIIVAVMIPAAQWPFQRWLIESAVAPTPVSAIMHAGLVNAGGIMLTRFSPLFHDDIAQIILLIFSSISVLIGTGISLVQVDYKRQLVGSTIAQMGFMLIQCALGAYLAAVIHLILHGLFKATLFLQAGSSVQRFRAVKPSNEKMSNLWTMVGRVFGLFIAIAFWFTTSGEGYELVSAFILGWSLYFSWKQLVVFGEGRMGRIVGVFILVGFSLIYFTVHNSLYKWLHTDMYQNVQPSASAVIFVICLLLFGSAISTLVTRNQSSTMFAVMYLWFVRIGEARQKSVESHPSYLKHYVSKGGNQ encoded by the coding sequence ATGTTAATTTCGCTGAGTTCATCAACACTGTTAACATTATTTTTTATGGCGCTTAGTGCTTCTTGGCTAAGTGGATTGTTGTTTTTACATGCAAGGATGCCTTTACGTTTTGTTCATATCCATATTGGTATCGCTGCATTGCCTTCATTGGTTTCTTTACTCGCACTGGTTAATCGCAATGGAGATAGAGTTGTAGGGCCTTGGCATTTAGATACTTTAGCTTGGTTCATGGCTTTCTTTGTTCTTACAATTGGTTTAATCATTCAACGTTTTTCTATACGTTACTTACTGGGAGATCGCTTATATCGAAAATACTTTGCACTTTTTACATTTACTACAGGTGTATCTTCAGTCGCATGGTTAAGTAATGATCTTCGTTTCATGATTATTTGTTGGGGAGCAACTCTTATAGGATTGGTTTTACTCATATGTCTAAATAAAGGGTGGAAAGTAGTTAGCGAAGCAGCAAAAATTTCTAGTTATTTATTTATAATAAGCTGGATCGCCTTGCTAGCAGCTATCATTTGGCTTTTTCAAGTCACTGGACAGTGGCAGTTAACATCAGTTTTAACGAATGAAAATGCAGCTCAATTTGGAACGTTGGAGAAAACAGGAATTAACTTATTGATTATAGTAGCTGTGATGATTCCAGCAGCACAATGGCCTTTTCAAAGATGGTTAATTGAGTCAGCTGTTGCTCCAACTCCTGTTTCTGCTATTATGCATGCGGGTTTAGTAAATGCTGGCGGTATCATGTTAACTAGATTTTCACCTCTTTTTCATGATGATATTGCACAAATCATTTTACTAATTTTCTCTAGTATTTCTGTCTTAATCGGAACAGGAATTAGCCTAGTTCAAGTTGATTATAAACGTCAGCTAGTGGGATCAACTATTGCACAAATGGGGTTTATGCTTATTCAATGCGCATTAGGAGCCTATTTGGCGGCTGTTATTCATTTAATTTTACATGGTTTATTTAAAGCTACACTGTTTTTACAAGCTGGTTCTTCCGTACAACGTTTTAGGGCAGTGAAGCCGTCTAATGAAAAGATGTCTAATTTATGGACTATGGTCGGGCGTGTTTTCGGATTATTTATAGCGATTGCTTTTTGGTTTACGACTTCTGGAGAAGGGTATGAATTAGTTAGTGCGTTCATTTTAGGGTGGTCATTATACTTTTCATGGAAACAGCTTGTTGTTTTTGGAGAGGGAAGAATGGGACGAATTGTTGGCGTATTTATTTTAGTTGGATTTTCTCTCATTTACTTTACCGTTCATAATTCTCTTTATAAATGGTTGCATACTGACATGTATCAAAATGTTCAACCTTCAGCTTCAGCCGTTATTTTTGTTATATGTCTCTTATTATTTGGTAGTGCTATTAGTACTCTCGTTACTCGTAATCAATCCTCTACAATGTTTGCTGTAATGTATCTTTGGTTCGTTCGAATAGGTGAAGCGAGACAAAAGTCAGTAGAAAGTCATCCAAGCTATCTTAAACATTATGTATCAAAGGGAGGTAATCAGTGA
- a CDS encoding DUF2294 domain-containing protein, whose product MKSSKGSIESEISKAITHWEKDYLGRGSISVKTDILRDMIIVNLQGILTPAEYTVCETKDGMLTIKKNRSELVESGIDDLKEIILELTGEKVKSFHTDISSRTGERVMIFKLFHNLEEKF is encoded by the coding sequence ATGAAAAGCTCAAAAGGCTCTATTGAATCAGAGATAAGCAAAGCAATTACTCACTGGGAAAAGGACTACCTAGGACGCGGGTCTATATCCGTTAAGACAGATATATTACGGGATATGATTATCGTAAATTTACAAGGTATTTTAACGCCGGCTGAATATACTGTTTGCGAAACAAAAGACGGTATGCTAACGATAAAGAAAAATCGTTCGGAGCTAGTTGAATCTGGAATTGATGATTTGAAAGAGATCATACTAGAATTAACTGGAGAAAAAGTGAAAAGTTTTCATACGGATATAAGTTCGCGTACAGGTGAGCGAGTAATGATTTTTAAATTGTTTCATAATCTTGAAGAAAAATTTTAA
- the satA gene encoding streptothricin N-acetyltransferase SatA, with the protein MSLLIRELETNDLDNLPEIDDSFIVNARLILSLSKVNRRIEYTVEDVPSYEKSYLQNDNEEVAYNEYINNPNQVIYIALLHNQIIGLIVLKKNWNHYAYIEDITVDKKHRTLGVGKRLIEQAKQWAKEGNMPGIMLETQNNNVAACKFYEKCGFVIGGFDFLVYKGLDMTSDEVAIYWYFHFE; encoded by the coding sequence ATGAGCCTTTTAATTAGAGAGTTAGAAACAAATGATTTAGACAATCTCCCGGAGATTGATGACAGTTTTATAGTGAATGCTCGGTTAATTCTTTCTCTTTCAAAAGTAAATAGACGAATAGAATATACAGTAGAAGACGTTCCAAGTTATGAAAAAAGTTATTTACAAAATGATAATGAAGAAGTGGCGTACAATGAATATATAAATAATCCTAATCAAGTAATTTACATAGCACTGTTACATAACCAAATCATCGGATTAATAGTATTGAAAAAGAATTGGAATCACTATGCTTACATAGAAGATATAACGGTGGATAAAAAACATCGTACACTCGGGGTTGGTAAAAGATTAATTGAACAAGCAAAGCAATGGGCAAAAGAAGGCAACATGCCCGGTATCATGCTTGAAACGCAAAATAATAATGTTGCTGCGTGTAAGTTCTATGAAAAATGTGGATTTGTAATAGGTGGATTTGATTTTCTTGTTTATAAAGGTTTGGATATGACAAGTGATGAAGTTGCAATTTATTGGTATTTTCACTTCGAATGA
- the menA gene encoding 1,4-dihydroxy-2-naphthoate polyprenyltransferase encodes MGNEKEISSAKLIWKMTRPHTLTATFSPVILGTVASLYVTDIHWLLFIAMMVACLALQIATNLFNEYYDFKRGLDTADSVGIGGGIVRHGLKPKNVLTVALLLYVVAAIIGVYICMNSSWWLVVIGLIGMAVGYLYTGGPLPIAYTPFGELVSGLLMGTCFVLIAFFIQTNTITIESVLISIPIGILVGAINMSNNIRDIEEDIKGGRKTLVILLGREKAIVTLAVAFFIAYLWIAVIVLMGYISPWALVMFLGLRKPISAIQSFQKGAKDPGYMRIAMKSTAMTNTIFGFLLSAGLLISYLL; translated from the coding sequence ATGGGGAATGAAAAAGAAATTAGTTCCGCTAAATTAATATGGAAGATGACGCGCCCGCATACATTAACGGCGACGTTTTCTCCTGTAATTTTAGGAACAGTAGCATCACTTTATGTTACAGACATTCATTGGCTTTTATTTATTGCGATGATGGTTGCATGTTTAGCGTTGCAAATAGCAACGAATTTATTTAATGAGTACTATGATTTCAAACGTGGATTAGATACCGCTGATTCTGTTGGTATCGGTGGCGGAATTGTCCGTCACGGATTGAAACCAAAAAACGTGTTAACAGTTGCACTTTTATTGTATGTAGTAGCAGCAATTATTGGAGTTTATATTTGTATGAATAGCAGCTGGTGGTTAGTCGTCATCGGTTTAATTGGGATGGCGGTTGGCTATTTATATACAGGTGGTCCATTACCAATTGCGTACACTCCATTTGGAGAATTAGTTTCTGGATTGTTAATGGGGACATGTTTTGTACTCATCGCTTTCTTTATTCAAACGAATACGATCACAATTGAAAGTGTATTGATTTCCATTCCAATTGGAATTTTAGTCGGTGCAATCAACATGTCGAATAACATCAGAGATATCGAAGAAGATATTAAAGGTGGAAGAAAGACATTAGTAATCCTCCTTGGTAGAGAAAAAGCAATAGTGACACTAGCTGTAGCTTTTTTCATTGCTTATTTATGGATCGCCGTAATTGTATTAATGGGTTATATAAGCCCTTGGGCATTAGTTATGTTCCTAGGCTTGAGAAAGCCAATCTCTGCCATTCAAAGTTTCCAAAAAGGAGCAAAGGATCCCGGTTATATGCGCATCGCCATGAAATCAACAGCGATGACAAATACGATTTTCGGCTTCTTATTATCAGCAGGATTATTAATTAGTTACTTGTTGTAA
- a CDS encoding histidine phosphatase family protein, which yields MKTFIYMVRHGDSPKFGKEASRGLTEKGKLDVQRITDILQGEGIDVVISSPYNRSILTVQQLAKQIGQEVLVFEELKERIFIAEEERMSDKELFPLIEKSFLDPDFALTGGESNVDCQKRAIKVLKELLNTYRGQKVVVGTHGAIMTLMMGYYDSKYDLNFLLQTSKPDIYIMEFNGQELVEVKRLWEIS from the coding sequence ATGAAAACTTTCATATATATGGTTAGACACGGAGATTCACCAAAGTTTGGAAAAGAAGCATCAAGAGGATTAACCGAAAAAGGGAAATTAGATGTTCAACGAATAACAGATATATTACAAGGTGAGGGAATCGACGTTGTTATCTCGAGTCCATACAATCGTTCAATTCTAACTGTTCAGCAGTTAGCGAAGCAAATAGGACAAGAAGTTTTAGTATTTGAAGAATTAAAAGAGAGAATTTTTATTGCTGAAGAGGAACGAATGTCGGATAAAGAATTATTTCCTTTGATAGAAAAGTCATTTTTAGACCCCGACTTTGCTTTAACGGGAGGAGAGTCTAATGTCGACTGTCAGAAACGTGCTATAAAAGTCTTAAAAGAATTATTAAACACCTATCGAGGACAGAAAGTAGTAGTAGGCACTCATGGAGCTATTATGACGTTGATGATGGGGTATTATGACAGTAAGTATGATTTGAATTTTTTACTACAGACATCAAAGCCAGATATATATATAATGGAATTCAATGGACAGGAATTGGTGGAGGTTAAAAGATTGTGGGAAATTTCATAG
- a CDS encoding 1-deoxy-D-xylulose-5-phosphate reductoisomerase — translation MVKYISILGSTGSIGTSALDVVTSHPEHFKIIGLTANHNIDLLEQQIHTFYPQIVSVSTKDLADALRKRISTDTKVTYGTDGLIEVATYPDSNLVLSAVVGVSGLLPTIEALKAKKDIAIANKETLVAAGHIVTDLAKRNGCRLIPVDSEHSAIFQCLNGENTQEIERLIVTASGGAFRDKTREEMEILQAKDALKHPNWLMGAKLTIDSATLMNKGFEVMEARWLFDIWYEKIDVLIHKESVIHSLVEFIDGSIMAQLGAPDMRMPIQYAFHYPTRLQSNYKKLNLLEIASLHFEKPNFKKFPCLHYAYESGKIGGTTPAVLNAANEIANALYLQNKISFFDIEKTIYSTLEAHHSIANPDLETVLDADHWAREYANELLIRK, via the coding sequence ATGGTAAAATATATTTCAATTCTTGGTTCAACTGGCTCAATTGGTACGTCTGCATTAGATGTAGTCACTTCTCATCCAGAACATTTTAAAATTATTGGTTTAACAGCAAATCACAATATTGACCTTCTCGAACAACAAATACATACATTTTACCCTCAGATTGTAAGCGTAAGCACAAAAGATTTAGCAGATGCACTTCGGAAGCGAATTTCTACGGACACAAAAGTCACATATGGAACAGATGGATTAATTGAAGTTGCAACTTACCCTGATTCTAATCTTGTATTATCTGCAGTTGTCGGTGTCTCTGGTCTCCTTCCAACAATTGAAGCATTAAAAGCGAAAAAAGATATAGCAATTGCGAACAAAGAAACATTAGTTGCAGCAGGGCATATTGTGACAGATTTAGCGAAACGAAACGGCTGTCGCTTAATTCCAGTAGATAGTGAGCACTCTGCCATTTTTCAATGTTTAAATGGGGAAAATACTCAAGAAATTGAGAGGCTTATTGTTACTGCTTCAGGCGGTGCATTTCGAGATAAAACGCGTGAGGAAATGGAAATCTTACAAGCTAAAGATGCCTTAAAGCATCCCAACTGGTTAATGGGAGCAAAACTAACCATTGATTCAGCTACATTAATGAACAAAGGCTTTGAAGTCATGGAAGCACGTTGGTTATTTGATATCTGGTATGAGAAAATTGATGTTTTAATTCATAAAGAAAGTGTTATTCATTCCTTAGTTGAATTTATAGACGGATCCATCATGGCACAGCTCGGTGCCCCTGACATGAGAATGCCGATTCAGTATGCATTTCATTATCCAACTAGATTACAATCAAACTATAAAAAATTAAATCTACTAGAGATAGCTAGCCTACACTTTGAAAAACCAAATTTCAAAAAATTCCCTTGCTTACATTATGCGTATGAATCAGGAAAAATTGGTGGTACAACACCTGCTGTCTTGAATGCAGCAAATGAAATTGCAAATGCGCTATATTTACAAAATAAAATTTCATTTTTTGATATTGAAAAAACAATTTATTCTACTCTTGAAGCTCATCATAGCATTGCAAATCCAGATTTGGAAACAGTATTAGACGCCGATCATTGGGCTCGTGAATATGCGAACGAATTATTAATTAGAAAATGA